The Castanea sativa cultivar Marrone di Chiusa Pesio chromosome 11, ASM4071231v1 genome contains a region encoding:
- the LOC142616992 gene encoding uncharacterized protein LOC142616992, which translates to MVCLDFPTTNNEAKYKALVAGLDLTKAAGATSMVVYYDSQVVTSQVNGDYECKSEWMKKYLEQVRRRVVNLQAKFVQILREENEQADHFAKAASSEHMLIHSKVLSFVQLLPLIEDVNVQEIGLYSNWTTPIVSYLKDGTLLDGKEAARKLKVQVARFVLIKGVLYKIGFSRLYLRCLSPEEADYVMKEVHKEICGNHSGSRPLVHKLIQARYY; encoded by the coding sequence ATGGTTTGTCTCGACTTCCCTACAACCAACAATGAGGCGAAGTACAAAGCCTTAGTGGCAGGTCTGGATCTTACCAAAGCAGCAGGGGCTACAAGTATGGTTGTTTATTACGATTCTCAGGTGGTCACAAGTCAGGTGAATGGCGACTACGAATGCAAAAGTGAATGGATGAAAAAATACCTAGAGCAAGTAAGGAGAAGGGTGGTCAACCTTCAGGCCAAGTTTGTTCAAATCCTAAGGGAAGAGAACGAGCAAGCCGACCATTTTGCCAAGGCTGCATCATCAGAACATATGCTCATCCATAGTAAGGTACTTTCTTTTGTTCAACTTTTGCCTTTGATAGAGGACGTCAATGTGCAGGAAATAGGCTTGTATAGTAACTGGACCACACCAATAGTTTCATACTTGAAAGACGGCACATTACTTGATGGTAAGGAGGCcgcaaggaagttgaaggttcaAGTGGCACGATTCGTCCTAATAAAGGGTGTTTTGTACAAAATAGGCTTCTCCCGACTGTACCTAAGATGCCTGAGCCCTGAGGAAGCAGATTATGTCATGAAGGAAGTTCACAAAGAGATCTGTGGGAACCATTCGGGGTCACGACCACTAGTGCACAAGCTGATTCAGGCAAGATACTATTGA